In a single window of the Pseudodesulfovibrio profundus genome:
- the gatC gene encoding Asp-tRNA(Asn)/Glu-tRNA(Gln) amidotransferase subunit GatC produces the protein MKISPEDVAKIANLSRLDLPQEKLEMFAGQLGDILEYMDKLGELDTDAVEPMYSPVEHTTVLRKDEARKDYKRDEVLSNAPKQDGQFFIVPRIV, from the coding sequence ATGAAAATCAGCCCTGAAGATGTGGCGAAGATTGCGAACTTGTCGCGACTCGATTTGCCGCAGGAAAAGCTTGAGATGTTTGCCGGTCAGCTTGGCGACATCCTCGAATATATGGATAAGCTCGGTGAGTTGGATACCGATGCAGTCGAACCGATGTATAGCCCTGTCGAGCACACCACCGTGCTCCGCAAGGATGAAGCTCGTAAAGACTACAAGCGTGATGAAGTGCTTTCCAATGCCCCCAAGCAGGATGGTCAGTTCTTTATCGTTCCCCGTATCGTATAA
- the gatA gene encoding Asp-tRNA(Asn)/Glu-tRNA(Gln) amidotransferase subunit GatA encodes MSELFEKSLGEIAGLLQSGEVKAVDAVTSCIERIEATEPRVQALLTVMKDEALQQAEAMDAEGPDAEKALWGVPIVLKDLLAAKGTKTTCASKILENFVPFYDATAVTKLREAGAIIIGKANMDEFAMGSSTENSAYMKTLNPWDLDRVPGGSSGGSGATVAAGQCYAALGTDTGGSIRLPASFCGIVGLKPTYGRISRFGLIAYGSSLDQIGPMTRNVEDSARLLQVMAGHDPKDSTSVDVPVPDYLAALGRESLEGVTIGLPEEYWGEGLDEEVEQACRDAVKKMEELGAKTVPVKLALTDYAIATYYIIAMAEASSNLSRFDGVRFGHRNMEAEELIDMYTSSRTEGFGDEVQRRIIIGTYVLSSGYYDAYYNKAAKVRRLLREDFEKAFEQCDIIAGPVCPTTAFKAGEKADPLQMYLMDIFTISCNLAGLPGMSLPVGLGKDSEMPVGLQFMGPAFSEDVMLSVAECLERNIDPMPMPKL; translated from the coding sequence ATGTCAGAATTGTTTGAAAAAAGTTTAGGCGAGATCGCCGGACTTCTTCAGTCCGGCGAAGTGAAAGCCGTTGATGCCGTCACCAGCTGCATTGAGCGTATCGAGGCCACCGAACCCCGTGTTCAGGCGCTGCTTACGGTGATGAAGGATGAAGCCCTGCAACAGGCCGAAGCCATGGATGCCGAAGGGCCTGATGCCGAGAAGGCGTTGTGGGGTGTGCCTATTGTCCTTAAGGACTTGCTCGCCGCTAAAGGCACCAAGACCACCTGCGCTTCCAAGATTCTTGAAAATTTTGTCCCGTTTTATGATGCCACGGCAGTAACCAAGCTCCGCGAAGCTGGCGCCATTATCATTGGTAAAGCCAACATGGATGAGTTCGCCATGGGATCATCCACTGAGAACTCGGCTTATATGAAGACGTTGAATCCGTGGGATCTGGATCGGGTTCCTGGTGGTTCTTCCGGTGGTTCCGGCGCAACCGTCGCAGCAGGGCAGTGCTATGCAGCCCTTGGCACGGATACTGGCGGCTCCATTCGTTTGCCTGCTTCTTTCTGCGGTATCGTTGGCCTGAAGCCGACCTATGGGCGTATTTCCCGTTTCGGCCTGATTGCCTACGGTTCCTCACTGGATCAGATCGGTCCCATGACGCGCAACGTCGAGGATTCCGCTCGTCTTTTGCAGGTCATGGCCGGACACGATCCCAAGGATTCCACTTCCGTTGATGTGCCTGTGCCGGACTATCTGGCTGCACTGGGCAGGGAATCCCTTGAGGGCGTGACCATTGGTCTGCCCGAAGAGTACTGGGGTGAAGGATTGGATGAAGAAGTTGAGCAGGCTTGCAGGGATGCCGTCAAGAAGATGGAGGAACTGGGAGCCAAGACCGTGCCGGTCAAGCTCGCTTTGACCGATTACGCCATCGCCACCTACTACATCATTGCCATGGCCGAAGCTTCCTCCAACCTGTCCCGTTTCGATGGCGTTCGTTTCGGACACCGCAACATGGAAGCCGAGGAGTTGATCGACATGTATACCTCCAGCCGTACTGAAGGGTTCGGCGATGAGGTGCAGCGACGGATCATCATCGGCACATATGTTCTTTCTTCCGGTTACTACGATGCCTACTACAACAAGGCAGCCAAGGTGCGGCGTCTTCTGCGCGAAGACTTTGAAAAGGCGTTTGAGCAGTGCGATATCATTGCGGGTCCTGTTTGCCCCACCACGGCTTTCAAGGCCGGTGAAAAGGCTGATCCGCTCCAGATGTACCTGATGGATATTTTCACCATCTCCTGCAACCTTGCTGGCCTGCCGGGCATGAGTCTGCCGGTTGGATTGGGCAAGGATTCCGAGATGCCTGTTGGCCTTCAATTCATGGGGCCGGCCTTTAGTGAAGATGTCATGCTCTCCGTGGCCGAGTGCCTTGAGCGCAACATCGACCCCATGCCCATGCCGAAACTCTAG
- the mnmA gene encoding tRNA 2-thiouridine(34) synthase MnmA, which produces MKVAVAVSGGMDSLLSLVLMKEQGFDVMAVHGHFLPPSPAWGEVTSGLTAVCEKLDVPFHALDLHEVFDREVIAPFVTAYKAGLTPNPCAMCNPRMKFGILFDAVRSLGADEIATGHYVRMEERGELGRMLVRGADSSKDQSYFLSLVPSDTLRRAHFPLAEIFKKDVMGLLDKYGLEPPIPRESQEICFVPDDDYQAFLLSRGKMGGKGPAVLSDGTKVGTHNGLWRHTQGQRRGLGIAWKEALYVLDKDVSRNTLIVGTKDELASKGCIAAQVNCMADPADWPETVMIQTRYRQKAKPGTVTLKDDKLVINFLESHSRPTPGQIAAVYTEDGVVLGGGVIESPIL; this is translated from the coding sequence ATGAAGGTCGCGGTTGCTGTCAGTGGAGGTATGGATAGCCTGCTCTCACTGGTCCTCATGAAGGAGCAGGGATTTGATGTTATGGCTGTTCACGGCCATTTCCTACCCCCAAGTCCGGCCTGGGGCGAAGTGACCAGTGGGTTGACGGCGGTCTGCGAAAAACTCGATGTGCCATTTCACGCTCTTGATCTCCATGAAGTCTTTGACCGTGAGGTCATTGCTCCGTTCGTGACGGCATACAAGGCAGGATTGACACCGAATCCGTGCGCCATGTGCAATCCCCGGATGAAATTCGGAATCCTTTTCGATGCCGTGCGCTCACTCGGAGCCGATGAAATCGCCACCGGCCATTATGTGCGCATGGAAGAGCGGGGCGAATTGGGCAGGATGCTTGTTCGCGGCGCTGACAGTTCCAAAGATCAGAGTTACTTCCTTTCACTGGTGCCCTCCGATACGTTGCGACGTGCGCACTTCCCCTTGGCAGAGATTTTCAAGAAAGACGTAATGGGTCTGCTCGACAAGTACGGACTTGAACCGCCGATCCCTCGTGAAAGTCAGGAAATATGCTTTGTGCCTGACGATGACTATCAGGCGTTTCTGTTGAGCCGTGGAAAAATGGGCGGCAAGGGACCGGCTGTTTTGTCGGATGGAACCAAAGTCGGCACGCATAACGGGCTTTGGCGTCACACCCAGGGCCAACGGCGCGGCTTGGGGATTGCGTGGAAAGAAGCGCTGTATGTGCTGGACAAGGATGTTTCGCGCAACACGCTTATTGTCGGCACCAAGGATGAACTCGCCTCAAAAGGGTGCATCGCTGCTCAGGTGAATTGCATGGCTGATCCGGCAGATTGGCCGGAAACCGTCATGATCCAGACCCGTTATCGACAAAAGGCAAAGCCGGGAACGGTCACACTTAAAGACGATAAGCTTGTCATCAACTTTCTGGAATCACACTCCCGCCCGACTCCCGGTCAGATCGCAGCCGTGTACACCGAAGACGGTGTCGTCCTCGGCGGTGGGGTCATCGAGTCTCCGATTCTTTGA
- a CDS encoding tetratricopeptide repeat protein — MTKKVYLTTISLSLLVILIGCPPPHQTSGNISMALKDYEQAVVQYQKGLESDPDSVTLLTGLGRAHYNLGEYDEAIEAFQHSLDIEEYPLASFYLGLTYIAKDEREKGFRILHAFRYTGKRYLTKSVRDMAYYLEPQTTATSEEITTKMFRAWNDGLAMEEDAARPGN; from the coding sequence ATGACAAAAAAAGTTTATTTGACAACGATCTCACTCTCGCTGCTCGTCATCCTCATCGGTTGCCCACCGCCCCACCAAACATCCGGAAACATTTCCATGGCCCTGAAGGATTATGAGCAGGCCGTAGTTCAGTATCAAAAAGGACTTGAAAGCGACCCGGATTCAGTGACACTGCTGACAGGCCTGGGACGCGCCCACTACAATCTGGGCGAATACGACGAAGCCATTGAAGCGTTTCAACACTCGCTCGACATAGAAGAGTATCCACTGGCATCATTCTATCTCGGACTGACCTATATCGCCAAGGATGAACGCGAAAAAGGATTTCGCATCCTTCACGCTTTCCGGTATACAGGCAAGCGTTATTTAACCAAGTCCGTACGCGACATGGCATACTACCTGGAGCCTCAGACCACAGCTACCTCCGAGGAGATTACTACCAAGATGTTCCGCGCCTGGAACGACGGTCTGGCCATGGAAGAGGACGCCGCACGTCCCGGTAATTAA
- the mtaB gene encoding tRNA (N(6)-L-threonylcarbamoyladenosine(37)-C(2))-methylthiotransferase MtaB — MITFFTATLGCKINQYETRSIAEAWVRDTSGMQAREVDSATDAELILVNSCAVTANAVADLRQTVRRFHRDNPTAEIIITGCAAQVMPEELAELPGVVRVIKQEDKSVLLEGPEAKQQSKADKPHFAPFSISGYGRSRAVVKVQDGCSHRCTYCIVPLTRGKSVSRPMDEVVDEISRLLVAGFREFILSGINLRHYGRGLADKVDFWDLVSHLEQEFGLDWGGRARFRISSVEPGQLTDKAFDTLAASTMVCPQLHLSLQSGSAEVLKNMGRGHYSPELAVEFMQRMKAEWPVAGLGADLIAGFPGETEAHFEETLELCRELPLTYGHVFPYSERPGTKALELADSVDVPVRKERAARLRSLINGKKTAFLDKLLTVESLNVLQQDDSGRGVSEYYAACRFTKTLDGAAPRSLVRARPVELRKNVILAEPFEVIK; from the coding sequence ATGATTACTTTCTTCACCGCCACCCTGGGTTGCAAGATTAACCAGTACGAGACCCGTTCCATTGCGGAGGCATGGGTGCGCGATACGTCCGGCATGCAGGCTCGTGAAGTGGATTCGGCAACAGACGCCGAACTCATACTGGTCAACTCCTGCGCTGTGACCGCCAATGCCGTAGCTGACCTGCGGCAGACCGTGCGCCGTTTTCATAGGGACAACCCGACTGCGGAAATCATCATTACCGGCTGTGCTGCCCAGGTCATGCCCGAAGAGCTCGCCGAGTTGCCGGGTGTTGTTCGTGTGATCAAGCAGGAAGACAAATCCGTGCTCCTTGAAGGGCCGGAAGCTAAGCAGCAGTCAAAGGCTGATAAGCCGCACTTCGCTCCTTTTTCCATCTCCGGTTACGGCCGTTCCAGAGCCGTCGTCAAAGTGCAGGATGGGTGTTCCCACAGGTGTACTTACTGCATTGTCCCGCTGACTCGTGGTAAATCCGTCAGCCGCCCCATGGACGAAGTTGTCGATGAAATCTCCCGGCTGTTAGTAGCGGGATTCCGTGAGTTTATCCTCAGCGGTATCAATCTGCGCCATTACGGTCGTGGCTTGGCTGATAAGGTCGATTTTTGGGATCTTGTATCTCACCTTGAGCAGGAGTTCGGGCTCGACTGGGGCGGGCGTGCGCGATTCAGAATCTCTTCGGTGGAACCGGGCCAGTTGACGGACAAGGCGTTCGACACACTTGCTGCATCCACCATGGTTTGTCCGCAGCTACATCTTTCCTTACAGAGCGGATCGGCTGAAGTGCTCAAAAACATGGGACGCGGTCACTATTCTCCGGAACTGGCCGTGGAGTTCATGCAGCGCATGAAGGCCGAGTGGCCTGTCGCAGGTCTGGGCGCGGATTTGATCGCCGGATTCCCCGGTGAGACCGAGGCTCACTTTGAAGAGACATTGGAGCTGTGCCGGGAACTGCCGCTGACCTATGGTCATGTCTTCCCATATTCAGAACGCCCCGGAACCAAGGCGCTGGAGTTGGCGGACAGCGTTGATGTGCCGGTTCGTAAAGAACGGGCTGCCCGTCTGCGCTCGTTGATCAACGGGAAGAAAACCGCATTTCTGGACAAGCTGCTCACTGTAGAGAGCCTCAATGTCCTTCAGCAGGACGACTCCGGTCGCGGCGTCAGTGAATACTATGCTGCGTGCCGCTTTACAAAAACACTGGATGGCGCGGCCCCTCGTTCACTTGTGCGCGCACGACCTGTTGAGCTTCGTAAAAATGTCATTCTTGCGGAACCGTTTGAGGTGATCAAATGA
- a CDS encoding DUF4416 family protein: MSTPIIPDPGLLIISILSSRWDECWPGLLDTLEERFGKADHVSEVFAFDQTDYYDQELGTPITRRLVSFATLRPLDELADIKLFTNELEQSQANEGQRMFNLDPGFITVQRLVLATGKNYSHRIYLKDGIWADLTLMWQKKQWVEFPWTFPDYAGDDMKSRLTKMRQSYKNMLNNPQT; encoded by the coding sequence ATGAGTACGCCGATCATTCCCGATCCAGGGCTGCTGATCATCTCCATCCTGAGTTCGAGATGGGATGAATGCTGGCCGGGGTTGCTTGATACGTTGGAAGAGCGTTTTGGCAAGGCGGACCATGTGTCCGAGGTGTTCGCCTTTGACCAGACGGATTATTATGATCAGGAACTGGGGACGCCCATCACCAGACGACTGGTCTCCTTTGCGACACTCCGCCCACTGGATGAACTGGCGGATATTAAGCTGTTCACCAATGAACTTGAGCAATCCCAGGCCAATGAAGGCCAGCGGATGTTCAACCTCGATCCGGGGTTCATCACCGTCCAGCGCCTTGTCCTTGCCACCGGCAAAAACTATTCGCATCGAATTTACTTGAAAGATGGCATATGGGCCGACCTGACGCTCATGTGGCAAAAGAAACAGTGGGTCGAATTTCCATGGACGTTTCCTGACTATGCAGGAGACGATATGAAATCGCGGCTGACAAAAATGCGTCAGTCGTATAAAAACATGCTGAACAATCCGCAAACGTAG
- a CDS encoding YicC/YloC family endoribonuclease, with protein MPVSMTGFGRNETNDDAWTHVWEIKSVNGRFLDVKWRMPGYLRSLENGWEKIVRTHASRGRVDISLNLEVLDSAILGVTFNETMAKAMFEQMEQLASARGDLFKPDYNKVLSMSSLWRDNGSEPDPGLTESLTAGLEAALKDWVSARSLEGDAMVKDLLARLDVLKDLADKIGERVPEILEEKKSSLRQRIQEMLESAGAEFSEDRMLQEVAHLTDKLDVSEELTRLDAHLDRLREVLSTPGDAGKKLDFLLQETFREINTCGNKAQDTTVSRLVVDFKAELERCREQVQNIE; from the coding sequence ATGCCAGTTAGCATGACCGGTTTCGGTCGTAATGAGACAAATGATGATGCTTGGACCCACGTATGGGAAATCAAAAGTGTCAATGGCCGCTTTCTTGATGTGAAGTGGCGTATGCCCGGTTACCTGCGCAGCCTGGAGAATGGCTGGGAAAAGATCGTTCGGACCCATGCCTCTCGCGGGCGGGTGGATATCTCCCTTAATCTTGAAGTACTGGACTCCGCCATCCTGGGCGTTACGTTCAACGAGACCATGGCCAAAGCCATGTTTGAGCAGATGGAGCAGTTGGCATCGGCCCGCGGTGATTTGTTCAAGCCCGATTACAACAAGGTTCTGTCCATGTCTTCCCTGTGGCGCGACAACGGCAGTGAGCCGGACCCCGGCCTGACCGAATCCCTGACTGCAGGGCTCGAAGCCGCCCTCAAGGATTGGGTGAGCGCCCGTTCTTTGGAAGGCGATGCCATGGTCAAGGATCTGCTGGCTCGCCTTGATGTGCTCAAGGATCTGGCCGACAAGATCGGCGAGCGCGTGCCGGAGATTCTGGAAGAGAAGAAGAGCAGCCTCAGGCAGCGCATTCAGGAAATGCTGGAGAGCGCCGGAGCTGAATTCTCCGAAGACAGAATGCTGCAGGAAGTGGCTCACCTCACCGACAAGCTTGACGTGTCGGAAGAGTTGACCCGCCTTGATGCTCACCTCGATCGTCTTCGTGAAGTCCTCAGCACCCCCGGTGATGCCGGTAAGAAGCTTGATTTCCTTCTGCAGGAGACCTTCCGCGAGATTAACACCTGCGGCAACAAGGCGCAGGACACCACGGTCAGCCGTCTGGTCGTTGATTTCAAGGCTGAATTGGAACGGTGCCGCGAACAGGTTCAGAACATCGAATAA
- a CDS encoding DUF370 domain-containing protein → MAKQGLLNIGFGNFVVLNRVVSIALPSSAPMRRLREDARAEGRLIDATLGRKTRAIIVTDSNHVILSAIQAETIAQRFSAEEGE, encoded by the coding sequence ATGGCAAAACAGGGGTTACTCAACATCGGCTTCGGTAACTTCGTGGTGCTGAACAGGGTGGTTTCCATTGCGCTGCCTTCCAGTGCTCCCATGCGTCGTCTTCGTGAAGACGCCAGAGCGGAAGGACGGCTCATTGATGCCACCCTCGGACGCAAGACACGAGCAATCATCGTCACCGATTCCAACCACGTTATCTTGTCCGCCATCCAGGCTGAAACAATTGCACAGCGTTTCAGCGCAGAAGAGGGAGAATAA
- the gmk gene encoding guanylate kinase: protein MSENVSRLGQIIVVCAPSGTGKSTLISKLREEFPNFGFSVSYTTRKPRGDEQNGREYHFVSRDTFVAMRSQGEFCEWAEVHGNLYGTATQPVVNMLDQGKDVLFDIDVQGAKQLKKTFYKGTFIFLLPPSKEELIRRLTSRGTDSEESISKRLANAEGEIAEAGFFDYWIINDDLDKAYEELRAVFVAGACKPELRTDVEQIIKKDWGIDG from the coding sequence ATGTCTGAAAATGTTTCCCGCCTGGGCCAGATCATTGTGGTCTGTGCGCCGAGCGGCACCGGTAAATCAACATTAATCAGCAAACTGCGAGAAGAGTTTCCGAATTTCGGCTTCTCCGTTTCCTATACGACCCGCAAGCCCAGAGGGGATGAACAGAACGGTCGTGAATATCATTTTGTCTCACGTGACACGTTTGTCGCCATGCGCAGTCAGGGTGAGTTCTGCGAGTGGGCTGAAGTCCACGGCAATCTCTATGGCACGGCGACGCAGCCGGTGGTCAACATGCTTGATCAGGGTAAGGATGTCCTCTTTGATATCGATGTGCAGGGAGCCAAACAGTTGAAAAAGACGTTCTACAAGGGAACGTTCATTTTCCTTCTGCCTCCATCCAAGGAAGAGTTGATTCGACGTCTTACCAGCCGGGGAACTGACTCGGAAGAATCCATCAGCAAGCGTCTGGCCAATGCCGAAGGGGAAATCGCTGAAGCCGGTTTCTTTGACTACTGGATCATCAATGATGATCTGGATAAGGCGTACGAAGAACTGCGTGCCGTTTTCGTAGCTGGTGCATGCAAACCGGAACTGCGGACAGATGTGGAACAGATCATTAAGAAGGACTGGGGGATCGATGGCTGA
- the pyrF gene encoding orotidine-5'-phosphate decarboxylase: MAELVLALDYKDARSALAMADTVTGVVPWMKVGLELFTAEGPLVVSELKKKGFNVFLDLKFFDIPNTVQGAIRSAARLGVDMVNIHALGGERMGAAAMQGALEGTPDGGTPPIVLAVTMLTSMAEGDLPVDNAPPPSEMALDLAVKAKQYGLNGVVCSALEAERIKQACGDAFICLTPGIRLADSAKDDQRRIVTPAQAVINGSDYLVVGRPITGAASPKEVALAIMEEMQRV; encoded by the coding sequence ATGGCTGAGCTTGTTCTTGCCCTTGACTACAAGGATGCCCGATCAGCACTGGCAATGGCGGATACTGTAACTGGTGTTGTCCCCTGGATGAAGGTTGGTCTTGAGTTGTTCACGGCAGAGGGACCGCTGGTTGTTTCCGAGTTGAAAAAAAAGGGCTTTAACGTCTTTTTGGACTTGAAATTCTTTGATATTCCCAACACTGTGCAGGGTGCGATCCGCTCGGCTGCCCGACTGGGGGTGGACATGGTTAACATCCATGCCTTGGGCGGAGAGCGTATGGGGGCAGCAGCCATGCAGGGGGCTCTCGAAGGCACTCCTGATGGCGGAACGCCACCCATTGTTCTGGCTGTCACCATGCTGACGTCCATGGCAGAAGGGGATTTGCCGGTGGATAATGCGCCGCCGCCGTCGGAGATGGCCCTTGACCTTGCTGTAAAAGCCAAGCAATATGGCTTAAATGGGGTTGTCTGTTCCGCTTTGGAAGCGGAACGGATAAAGCAGGCTTGCGGTGATGCATTCATCTGTCTGACTCCTGGCATTCGTCTTGCGGACAGTGCCAAGGATGATCAGAGGAGAATTGTGACGCCCGCTCAGGCTGTAATAAACGGGTCGGATTATTTGGTGGTGGGACGACCCATCACCGGTGCAGCATCGCCCAAAGAGGTGGCCTTGGCCATCATGGAGGAGATGCAGCGCGTATAA
- a CDS encoding tetratricopeptide repeat protein encodes MTNQSGKKPQEKDIVRDGAEKIKGVFSTQSVSKVGTGTTQRRTIQKTYWSGEELADGRIEIQPLNRNYIPSGPKRTIDRDDFLAKYSPEPEFYMTTVYPAIKKVDDSIVRGEKHRERGAAYSAEFEFKQVTAVDEENVRANFGLGLTYLDRGDQVRANDIFERIVGLDGAFHSEHKHLFNDFGINMRKNRMFDQALKYYLRAQELVRDDEHLFHNIARCYYEKGDVEECKKYLRKSLEINPNLKESKMFWAFLKSKGFVRDNEDIQDVAETSEADSE; translated from the coding sequence ATGACGAATCAGAGCGGCAAGAAGCCGCAGGAAAAGGATATCGTCCGTGATGGTGCGGAGAAGATCAAAGGGGTCTTCTCCACACAGTCTGTTTCCAAAGTGGGTACAGGCACAACGCAGCGTCGAACCATTCAGAAGACCTACTGGAGTGGTGAAGAACTGGCAGACGGACGTATTGAAATCCAACCCCTCAACCGCAACTACATCCCTTCCGGTCCGAAGCGGACCATTGATCGCGACGATTTTCTAGCCAAATACAGTCCAGAACCAGAATTCTACATGACCACCGTCTACCCGGCGATCAAGAAGGTGGACGACTCCATTGTGCGTGGTGAAAAACATCGGGAGCGTGGGGCTGCCTACAGCGCCGAATTCGAGTTCAAGCAGGTCACAGCCGTCGATGAAGAGAATGTCCGAGCCAACTTCGGTTTGGGTCTGACGTATCTTGATCGAGGGGATCAGGTCAGAGCCAACGATATCTTTGAACGTATTGTCGGACTGGACGGAGCGTTTCACTCGGAACACAAACATCTCTTCAATGACTTTGGTATCAACATGCGGAAAAATCGTATGTTTGATCAGGCGTTGAAATACTATCTCAGAGCGCAGGAGTTGGTGCGTGATGATGAGCACCTGTTCCACAACATTGCCCGTTGCTACTACGAGAAAGGGGATGTAGAAGAGTGCAAGAAGTATTTGAGAAAGAGTCTGGAGATCAATCCGAATCTCAAGGAAAGCAAGATGTTCTGGGCGTTCCTCAAGAGCAAAGGCTTTGTTCGGGATAACGAGGATATCCAGGATGTTGCAGAGACTTCTGAAGCTGACTCGGAGTGA
- a CDS encoding HDOD domain-containing protein, with amino-acid sequence MYQEKIKDFLRELSNTREDLPFSPALLQQLHSQTGENSNATMQQIGETLSKDQGVTARILSLANSSYYGLQAEVGSVERAAAVIGLNEIRNIVLMLGVQRLAAKYPLPDDFVLAEYWEHHFLVGTVAKELSRLVGVGNPQNLFTAGLLHDIGKLITAMFRPDDWQAMVELAEDEEIVDSEAEDRYWGVDHAVIGALVLKSWDLPDMLVEPVNWHHSPELAPGYSNEATIICLADYAAHAVADPEGPYAGRVEQLCIDMELDLDEVMEITDELAESDEVEEFVQLLN; translated from the coding sequence ATGTACCAGGAGAAGATTAAGGACTTCCTCCGGGAGCTGTCGAATACTCGAGAAGATCTTCCTTTCTCTCCCGCTCTGCTGCAGCAATTGCACAGTCAGACCGGAGAAAATTCAAACGCCACGATGCAGCAGATCGGTGAAACCCTGAGTAAGGATCAGGGTGTGACGGCACGTATTCTCAGCCTGGCCAACTCATCATACTACGGGCTTCAGGCGGAAGTCGGCTCTGTGGAGCGGGCTGCTGCCGTTATTGGGCTGAATGAGATTCGTAATATCGTTTTGATGCTCGGGGTGCAGCGTCTTGCTGCCAAGTATCCGCTTCCTGACGATTTCGTGCTGGCAGAATACTGGGAGCATCACTTTCTGGTGGGGACGGTTGCCAAAGAACTTTCCCGGTTGGTCGGTGTTGGCAACCCGCAGAATCTCTTTACAGCCGGGCTGCTGCATGACATCGGCAAACTCATTACTGCTATGTTCAGGCCAGATGACTGGCAGGCCATGGTCGAGCTGGCAGAGGATGAAGAAATAGTGGATTCTGAAGCCGAAGATCGCTACTGGGGCGTGGATCACGCTGTCATTGGCGCGCTTGTTTTAAAATCCTGGGATCTTCCAGATATGTTGGTGGAACCGGTAAACTGGCATCATTCGCCGGAATTGGCGCCAGGGTACAGTAACGAAGCTACCATCATTTGCCTTGCCGACTATGCGGCCCATGCCGTTGCCGACCCCGAGGGACCCTACGCCGGTCGAGTGGAGCAGCTCTGTATTGATATGGAGCTGGACCTTGATGAAGTGATGGAAATCACGGATGAGCTGGCCGAGTCCGACGAGGTCGAAGAGTTCGTTCAATTGCTCAATTAG